A single genomic interval of Coccidioides posadasii str. Silveira chromosome 1, complete sequence harbors:
- a CDS encoding uncharacterized protein (EggNog:ENOG410PH1Q~COG:I~BUSCO:11283at33183), producing the protein MGYPIDTPPPLVRFVLLDFPAPHVLLVTMNLEKQMNSLPVDAVWEMDRVWKWFDEEPQLRVAIITGAGKKAFCAGMDLKERQSGFEQGDLSIPGQNLYPPNGFAGMTRRVGKKPIIAACNGHAHGGGFEIILNSDIVIASSNADFRLPDVLRGTAALEGAFPRLCRNFTLQRAMWLALTAHKLTAQEALDWGLVQKVVPIEELITETVKVAKLIASMSPDSVIVSRAGIRQAWETSSVEQAARLTVERYGSALFAGENANEGMLAFKERRAPNWLPSKL; encoded by the exons ATGGGCTATCCTATTGATACCCCTCCTCCCCTTGTGAGGTTCGTCCTTCTGGACTTTCCGGCCCCCCATGTACTTCTGGTCACAATGAACCTGGAGAAACAGATGAACTCCCTCCCAGTTGACGCGGTATGGGAGATGGACCGTGTCTGGAAGTGGTTTGATGAAGAACCGCAATT ACGTGTTGCCATTATTACGGGTGCTGGCAAAAAGGCCTTTTGTGCCGGAATGGATCTCAAGG AGCGCCAATCTGGCTTCGAGCAAGGCGATCTAAGTATCCCGGGTCAAAACTTATATCCTCCCAACGGCTTTGCGGGGATGACCCGGCGCGTGGGCAAGAAGCCAATTATCGCCGCTTGCAACGGTCATGCTCACGGAGGTGGATTTGAAATTATTCTCAACAGTGACATCGTCATTGCATCCTCTAACGCGGATTTTCGACTACCCGACGTCCTTCGCGGAACTGCAGCTCTCGAGGGAGCATTTCCACGACTATGTCGGAATTTTACGTTACAGAGAGCTATGTGGCTAGCGTTAACCGCACATAAATTAACAGCCCAGGAAGCTCTGGATTGGGGTTTGGTTCAGAAGGTTGTGCCAATTGAAGAATTAATCACTGAAACTGTCAAGGTAGCAAAATTGATTGCAAGTATGAGTCCTGATAGCGTTATCGTGAGTCGGGCAGGTATAAGACAGGCATGGGAGACCAGCAGTGTCGAACAAGCTGCACGCTTGACCGTGGAGAGATATGGCAGCGCGTTGTTCGCTGGAGAAAATGCCAACGAAGGGATGCTAGCCTTTAAGGAGAGAAGAGCTCCGAATTGGCTGCCTTCAAAGCTTTAA
- a CDS encoding uncharacterized protein (EggNog:ENOG410PMQT~COG:I~BUSCO:6371at33183), whose amino-acid sequence MPALAPFAEPLWYYRDSSPYYDESHRKLRQFVREYVENDLMPYAEEWERNGQVPPEAVQKYVDKGFAIIKPTKREYMGGMTMPAGIDPEKWDVFHNLVVNDELARVGFSGVLWGMNGGNGIGCPPIMNFGTEQQRLEYLPKVARGEIRFCLGITEPDAGSDVSGIKTTAKGVGNKYIVNGAKKWITNAIFADYCTAAVRTGGPGRNGISLLIIPLKSKGVTRRRMYNSGVNASGSTFLEFDDVEVPAENLIGKENQGFKYIMSNFNPERLGMASSCIRLSRVCVEDAYNYAITRETFGKPLIYNQIIRAKFSKFGQLIEPCQAFLEQLAYTIQLNAKTGREIDVGGMTALLKVMSTRCLEKVCREAQQILGGAGYNKAGKGARIEAISRDVRVFVVGGGSEEILRDLAVRQEIKFMAEAQRAKL is encoded by the exons ATGCCTGCCCTAGCCCCATTTGCTGAACCTCTATGGTACTATCGCGACTCATCGCCATACTACGATGAGTCCCATAGGAAACTCCGTCAATTCGTGCGCGAATATGTGGAGAATGATCTGATGCCGTATGCTGAGGAGTGGGAGCGAAATGGCCAAGTCCCTCCTGAA GCTGTTCAAAAATATGTGGACAAGGGTTTCGCTATAATCAAGCCCACAAAACGGGAATACATGGGAGGGATGACCATGCCCGCTGGCATCGACCCAGAAAAATGGGACGTCTTTCACAATCTTGTGGTCAATGACGAGTTGGCGAG AGTCGGGTTTTCTGGCGTGCTTTGGGGCATGAATGGCGGGAACGGCATAGGCTGCCCTCCAATCATGAATTTCGGAACTGAGCAACAGAGGCTCGAGTATCTACCAAAGGTTGCTCGAGGGGAGATCCGCTTTTGCCTAGGAATCACTGAACCAGACG CCGGGTCCGACGTCTCTGGGATCAAAACCACGGCCAAAGGAGTCGGCAACAAGTATATCGTCAATGGAGCAAAGAAATGGATCACCAACGCCATTTTTGCCGACTATTGCACGGCAGCCGTTAGGACCGGAGGACCAGGCCGTAATGGCATTTCTCTACTCATTATACCACTGAAATCCAAAGGTGTCACTCGACGAAGAATGTACAACTCTGGAGTGAACGCCAGTGGCTCAACTTTCCTTGAATTCGATGACGTGGAAGTGCCTGCAGAGAATCTTATTGGAAAGGAAAACCAAGGCTTTAAATACATCATGTCAA ACTTTAACCCTGAACGTCTCGGGATGGCGAGCTCCTGCATCCGTCTCTCCCGCGTTTGCGTCGAAGATGCTTACAATTACGCGATCACTCGGGAAACATTCGGCAAACCGCTCATTTACAATCAGATCATCCGGGCTAAATTCAGCAAATTCGGCCAACTTATTGAACCATGTCAAGCGTTTTTGGAGCAGCTAGCCTACACTATCCAGCTAAACGCCAAAACCGGTAGGGAGATCGACGTTGGAGGTATGACGGCCCTCCTGAAAGTAATGAGTACCCGCTGTCTGGAGAAGGTCTGCCGCGAGGCCCAGCAGATCCTGGGTGGTGCAGGGTATAACAAGGCAGGCAAAGGAGCGAGAATCGAGGCGATTAGCCGTGACGTAAGAGTATTCGTCGTGGGCGGTGGAAGCGAGGAGATCCTGAGGGATTTGGCCGTGAGACAGGAGATAAAATTCATGGCAGAAGCCCAACGTGCCAAACTGTGA
- the TVP23 gene encoding Golgi apparatus membrane protein tvp23 (EggNog:ENOG410PK6X~COG:U~TransMembrane:4 (i20-38o44-62i107-128o134-153i)~BUSCO:15069at33183): MDQQRTGDLNWRLSAHPITLLFFLGFRIGSLLMYLFGVLFISDFVLVFILTLLLLSADFYYLKNIAGRRLVGLRWWNEVNTSTGDSNWVFESSDPNTRTINATDKRFFWLSLYATPALWIGLAILAIIRLQSVIWLSLVGIALILTVTNTLAFSRCDRFSQASTFASSALSGGITSNLTRGVFGRLFR; encoded by the exons ATGGATCAACAGCGAACTGGCGACCTCAACTGGCGCCTCAGTGCGCACCCGATCACCCTCTTGTTCTTCCTAGGTTTCAGAATAG GGAGTCTGTTGATGTACCTATTTGGCGTCCTCTTCATCAGTGACTT TGTTCTCGTCTTCATACTCACCCTCCTGCTGCTTTCAGCCGATTTCTATTACCTCAAAAATATTGCTGGTCGCCGGCTAGTTGGCCTTCGATGGTGGAACGAAGTAAATACCTCAACCGGTGATTCCAACTGGGTCTTTGAGAGCTCCGACCCGAATACTCGCACCATCAATGCTACAGATAAGCGATTTTTCTGGCTTAGTCTGTACGCAACCCCAGCATTGTGGATTGGGCTGGCGATCCTGGCAATCATCAGGCTTCAAAGCGTAATCTGGCTGAGCTTAGTTG GCATTGCACTTATTTTAACTGTTACGAATACCTTGGCGTTTTCTCGATGTGATCGCTTCAGTCAAGCTTCAACCTTCGCGAGTAGTGCTTTATCTGGCGGCATTACGAGCAATCTCACGCGTGGTGTGTTTGGAAGGTTATTCAGATAG
- a CDS encoding uncharacterized protein (EggNog:ENOG410PQ7W~COG:S) yields the protein MEPQSTPPPLLLSGKKVAVVGAGISCLAFVKSLQKQWPQGQPFPEIIIYERDAQDAVGREGYSISIRGDALSGGMQALEKMGLLDHALNASLTGSQRPEERGSFGVWDPDWNRLLEVGRPKCDTNQVELGMRIARDSLRRVLLDSVLESNSPDIRWSTQCVKVEKVDGKVQLHLNDGKTDVCDLVIACDGANSKIRECLRPDDKLSYAGAVMIIGTARFPEGQVPAPANKDWGLVLGGKNGVGLFVSPIDSSSAVWSLSYMAPEPRERINPPMPKEQLDNLIQEVLDRGTSFTEPFQTLVRATDPSTLRLFNAMDKQPFQHSHCTDVPVIFIGDSNHAMSPFAGNGANMALLDGWDLAEQLCRAQSLESALEAYDKSSIGRSQNAIAGSRWAISMGHATGFRLFGYGIALKLASLIMALRG from the coding sequence ATGGAACCTCAATCAACACCACCTCCACTCCTGCTTTCAGGCAAGAAAGTTGCTGTGGTAGGTGCTGGAATCTCATGTCTTGCCTTTGTCAAGTCGCTACAGAAACAGTGGCCTCAGGGCCAGCCATTCCCCGAAATTATCATATACGAGCGAGACGCTCAGGATGCCGTGGGGCGTGAGGGCTATTCCATTTCTATTCGTGGTGATGCGCTATCTGGTGGAATGCAAGCTTTGGAGAAAATGGGCCTTTTGGACCATGCGTTAAACGCCTCGCTTACGGGATCGCAGCGGCCTGAAGAGCGTGGGTCTTTTGGTGTATGGGACCCGGATTGGAATCGGCTCCTCGAAGTTGGCAGGCCAAAGTGTGACACCAATCAAGTTGAGCTGGGAATGCGAATCGCGAGGGACTCTTTGCGCCGCGTCCTGCTGGATAGTGTGCTTGAAAGCAATAGCCCAGATATCCGTTGGTCAACGCAGTGCGTCAAAGTCGAGAAAGTTGATGGAAAAGTCCAACTTCATCTGAATGACGGCAAAACAGATGTATGTGACTTGGTCATTGCCTGCGATGGTGCGAATAGCAAGATTCGAGAATGTCTTAGGCCAGATGATAAACTCTCCTATGCTGGTGCAGTCATGATCATTGGCACGGCGAGGTTTCCTGAAGGACAGGTTCCTGCACCGGCAAATAAAGACTGGGGGCTAGTCCTTGGTGGGAAGAACGGTGTGGGCTTATTTGTGTCTCCGATTGACTCGTCGAGCGCGGTTTGGAGCCTGAGCTATATGGCTCCAGAGCCACGAGAAAGGATAAATCCTCCCATGCCGAAGGAACAACTAGACAACCTAATTCAGGAGGTGCTAGATCGAGGAACCTCATTCACAGAGCCATTCCAAACCCTGGTACGAGCTACCGACCCATCAACCCTCCGACTTTTCAACGCAATGGATAAACAACCATTCCAGCACTCGCATTGTACGGACGTGCCCGTGATATTCATAGGCGATAGCAACCATGCCATGAGCCCCTTTGCAGGAAACGGCGCGAATATGGCATTGCTTGACGGCTGGGATCTTGCAGAGCAGCTCTGTCGAGCTCAGTCGCTAGAATCAGCGCTCGAAGCGTATGACAAATCTAGCATTGGTCGTTCCCAAAACGCCATCGCAGGGTCCCGATGGGCTATATCTATGGGTCATGCAACAGGTTTCAGGCTATTCGGCTATGGCATCGCATTGAAGCTTGCCTCATTGATAATGGCACTTAGAGGGTGA